Part of the Bacillus cabrialesii genome is shown below.
CCGATAACGCGCTTGTTCTTGCGGTCATGGTCAAACACCTGCCGGAAAAACAGCGGAAAAAAGCGTTAACGTATGGTTTGTTTGGAGCTTATATTTTCAGGTTTATTTTCATCGGGCTCGGTATGCTCCTCATTAAATTCTGGTGGATCAAGGTGCTTGGCGCGCTTTATCTGGCTTGGCTCGTCATTAAGCATTTCTGGATCGGCGAAAAAGAAGAGGAAGCGGACGGCATCAAGAAAAATTCTTGGATGGTCCGCACGTTCGGGATCTTCTGGGCGACTGTTATTTCAGTTGAATTGATGGACCTTGCCTTCTCTGTGGACAGCATCCTGGCCGCTTTTGCGGTGTCAGAAAAAGTATGGGTGCTTCTGATCGGCGGTATGCTTGGTATTTTAATGATGCGTACAGTGGCAAAAGTATTCCTTGTCCTGATCGATAAAATTCCTGAGCTGGAAAACACAGCATTCGTGTTAATCGGAATTATCGCGCTGAAAATGGCGGCGAGCGCTTTCCATTACGAAATGCCGCACTCTGTATTCTTCATTATCATTATCGCAGCATTTGCGGTAACATTGATCATTCACTACATCAACAAACAAAAGCAGGTGCGCGAACAAACAGCCGCTTCAAAAGAAGAATAAAACAAAACAAGGAGGGAGGTTCATGTCCTTCCTTTTTTGTTACAGAAATATCGTCCCATGACAAACCGGAAAGGAGGATATGATGAGACAAGAAGAACTAACCATCCATAAAGCACTTCCGGCGGATGGGGATTGGAAAAGCCTGCTGTTTCAGCCATTCGCCGATCGGGATCACTATGAAACAGAACAAGGCCTTTCATTTTCTCGTCTTGCCGGACAGATATTAGGCACGCCTATTGATGAGACAGACTACTATAACGAGCTCTATGAGCTGTCTATAAACGATCGCGTTACCATTTTGAGTGAAACGCTTGATAAAACAATCGAGCCGGAAACATTTCAAAAGCTCCAGCATATTCATTCGATCAATCAGAAAGAAAAAGGGCTGTCAGTCAGCCGTTTTGTTGCTTTTCTCGACGGGGAAAAGCTGATTGCGAAGCACTCAAACCCCTTGATGCACCGCCATTTAAGAAAAGCGCTGATGACGCTTTTACATACCTTTGCGGACAGTCATGAGAAGGGGCTGAACCATCCTGATTTTCGCAGAGTGCTGCTTGATGTCTCGAAGTTTTCTTTGAATCACCTGAATCCTTGGCTGGAAAAAACCGATATAGAGCGGGAGATGCCAAAAGTTGTTTGGTATGGAGACGCGACGAAAAGCCAGCTCTATTTTTTATATTATCTCATGTTAGTCGGCTGTGATGTTCTGCTGTTCCATCCGGCGGGAAACGATCAGCTGGCGCTTGTCGATCCGAAGCAGGAGCTCAGTTTTACGGAAAAGCTTCCGGATGTTTCGGAGCTTCAGCCGTTTCCGAAAGAAAAACCGGACCGGAAATCAACGGTGGCCTACCGCTCAACAAAGGAAATTGAACATGTGCTCAATCACGAGGAATCCATGCTGTACAAGCCATGGCAGTTCAGAGATCACACACCTGTGTCTGTTACATTGAAAACGACCTATGATGAACTGTTTTTAATCACAAAAGAGCGCGCCTTTATTCGGCCGAATTTCAAAGCCGATAAACATTCCATTGAGATTCCGAATGTATTCGCCAAAATTATGGGTGTGTCAAAAGACAACAAAGAATATTGGAACAGGCTTCATACATTAGCGGATTATCAGGAAACAGAAATGATCAGAAGCTTTCCGTTTACTGAAGAAATAAAGTCGAACTATCAATTTCACTACAGCCACGCGCTTGACCATGAAGGGAACATTGATCCGGACAAGCTGATGGCAAGCAATGTGTGGCAGTATAAGCAGCTGCCGGCGGGCGTTCAGACTGCCATTGCCAAAACGATTTCGAGAATGTGCAGGCACCCGCGGCTTAAGGCATTGCATCAGGAACAGGTCAAGGATGTTCAAATCTATTTGTTTAAACAAACAACAAACCTGCCTGCTAATCTGCTGAAATTGATTCAAATGTTCGACTATGCGCAAACCGTTCCGAAACTTCTTTTATATCATACGGAAATGAGCGGCGGACTCACGCGTTCGGATGCTGCCGCCCTGCTGTTTCTGAATGAAATCGGAATCGATATTATCATTTATAACCCGCCCGGACACCAAGATATTGAGCAGTTTATTGAAGAGGATCAGTATGATATCCACTGGCTGGACGACATGGTGTTCCAGCAGGACTATAAAGAACCTTCGATTGTGAGAAGGCTGTTCAGAACGATTACCCAAAAATAAGGAGAGAAGAAAAGCATGACAACTGAAAATCAAAATCCTCTTGTTCTCGATAAAAACGAAGAAATTTCCCAGCAAAAAGCTGACGATATCCGTCTCCAGCTCCGTCAGGAACCAGAGGTAAAGCGGCTTGTTCAGCAAATAGACGTTAAAAACCAAATGGAGCTGCTTGAGTACGGCAAGGAGCCGGCCGTTGAAATTTCCAAGTTCTCTGACCGCATCTTAGGAATGATGAAAACAACAAGCGTGACAGATTCCGGCACAATGCTGACTCAGCTTGGGAAAATCATGGACCGCTTCGATAAAAATGATTTTGATGAGCCGAAGGGATTAATGGCGAAAATTTTCAAACGCGGCGGCAGCATGATTGAAAAAATCTTTAAAAAGTATCAGACACTTGGCGGAGAGATTGAAAAAATCAACGTTGAGATTTCGAAATACAAAGATGAGATGACGAAGACGAACTACACGCTCGATGAAATGTATGAAAACAATATCAAATACTATATGGAGCTAGAAAAATACGTCGTTGCCGGACAAATGAAGCTGGAAGAAATGCAGTCGGTCCTTCCTTCATATGAAGAAAAAGCGGCAAGCGGAAATCAGCTGGCGCAAATGCAGCTCGATACAATGCGCAACGGCATCCAGGCGCTTGAGGAACGGGTGTATGATCTGGATATGGCACGGATGGTGGCTCTTCAAACCGCACCTCAAATCCGTCTCCTGCAGCGCGGAAATGCAAAGCTGATCGGGAAAATCAACTCCGCGTTCATCATCACCATTCCGATTTTCAAAAACGGCATTATTCAGGCTGTTACCGTGAAACGCCAAAAGCTTGTGGCTGACTCCATGAGCGAGCTTGACCGCCGGACAAACGAGATGCTGAGACGAAATGCTGAAAACATCTCGAGCCAAAGTGTAGAAATTGCCAGAATGGCCGGCAGACCGAGCATAGATATTGAAACGATCGAAGCGTCTTGGAACACGATTGTCAGCGGCATGCAGGAAACAAAACAAATCGAGGAAGAAAACAAACGCCTCCGCGAAGACGGTGCAAGACGTATTGCCCAGCTGCAGGACAATATAAAAAAAGCAGCATTGCAGCAATAAAAAGAACCCCGCTTGTAAAACATAAGCGGGGTTTTTCATTTACATCATTTTGTTAATGACAATGTGTAAAGACAGGTGTAAACTTAAACGGTAATGATTTTGCATATCAGAGGTGTTGGCAATGGGAAAACAACAGCCTATTTCCCAGCGTAAACTGCTGGGCGTCGCCGGCTTGGGGTGGCTGTTTGATGCAATGGATGTCGGAATATTATCGTTTATTATCGCCGCGCTCCATGTGGAATGGAATCTGTCGCCCGAAGAAATGAAATGGATCGGAAGCGTCAATTCCATCGGCATGGCTGCAGGTGCGTTTTTGTTTGGCTTACTGGCTGATCGAATCGGCCGCAAAAAAGTGTTTATCATTACCCTTTTGTGTTTTTCAATCGGAAGCGGCATTTCAGCTTTTGTGACGAGCTTATCGGCATTTCTTATTCTTCGTTTCGTGATCGGAATGGGGCTTGGCGGCGAGCTTCCAGTCGCTTCAACACTTGTTTCGGAAGCGGTTGTGCCTGAAAAGCGGGGCAGAGTAATTGTCCTTCTGGAAAGCTTTTGGGCCGTGGGCTGGCTCGCGGCGGCACTGATTTCTTACTTTGTGATCCCGAGCTTCGGCTGGCAGGCTGCTTTGCTGTTAACCGCGCTGACTGCGTTTTATGCGCTGTACTTGCGCACGAGTCTGCCTGATTCGCCGAAATATGAGTCGCTTTCTGCCAAAAAGAAATCGGTGTGGGAGAATGTAAAAAGCGTCTGGGCAAGACAGTATATAAGGCCGACTGTGATGCTGTCGATCGTTTGGTTCTGTGTGGTGTTTTCTTATTACGGCATGTTCCTATGGCTGCCGAGTGTCATGCTGCTGAAAGGCTTCAGCATGATTCAAAGCTTTGAATATGTCCTGCTGATGACGCTTGCTCAGCTTCCGGGCTATTTTTCCGCCGCGTGGCTGATCGAAAAAGCGGGCCGGAAGTGGATACTCATCATTTACCTGATCGGTACAGCAGGAAGCGCCTTTTTCTTCGGAACGGCGGATTCCTTAGGCCTTCTGCTTACGGCTGGAATGCTGTTATCGTTTTTCAATCTTGGTGCGTGGGGCGTGCTGTATGCCTATACACCGGAGCAATACCCGACAGCGATTCGCGCAACAGGTTCAGGAACGACAGCGGCGTTTGGAAGAATCGGCGGCATCTTCGGGCCTTTGCTCGTCGGAACGCTCGCAGCCCGTCATATTTCGTTTTCGGTCATCTTTTCAATCTTTTGCATTGCGATCTTACTCGCGGTTGTTTGTATTTTGATTATGGGGAAAGAAACGAAGCAAACTGAGCTTGAATAGGAAAAGCACCTCGCGTTGAGGTGCTTTTTTTACATTTGCGCCCGGGCTGCGGATTGGCGTTTTCCGGTTTTACTGATTGTCTGGTAGAGCGCCATAGACAGCATGAACAGAATGGCAGTAAATCCCGTGACGGCTCCGAAATGATGCGCGCTTTGATATAAAAAACCCGCAACACAAGTGCCGACAGTGGTTCCCGCGTACATAGCGGCATTGGAAAGGGAAGCGATGGTTCCCCGCGCATTCGGTGAAATGGATTGAAAGACACCCATCATTAACGGAAAGATGATGCCAGCTGTAAAGAATGTGAGAAAAAAGCTTGTTTCTACTAAAAATAAGTTAGGAAAGAAAGGAAGAGCGAAATAGAGAGCGCCCATCAGCGGCATGCCGCTGATCAATGTCTTAAACATGCCCAGCTTTGCTGAAATCCTGCTGCCGATAAGGCTTCCGAGAATATTACCCAGTCCGAGTACAAGCATAGCGGCGCCGATTTGCGAAACGGTTAAATGATAATCCGCGGAAAGCCAAGTGCCGAGAAAGCTGAACGACGCGAAATTTCCGGTTTGAAAGAGGAAATAGGCAAGCAAAATGACCGATGTTTTCGGCAGTGAAAACAGCTCCCGATATGGACTGAATATTGACGGGCGCGCCATTTGTTCAGCAGGGTGAATATCAGGCATAACGGCAGCCAGGATCAACACAAGAATAAGCGAGCACGCTGACAAAACGAAAAAGGGCGTATGCCATGTAAAGGAAGCGAAAAACCCTCCGATGGGCAGTCCGAGCATTTGTGAAGCGGCTAATCCTGCTGTCGCAATTCCCATGCTTTTCATGATCTGAGAAGGCTGGACGATGACAGGGATGGATGCCCAAATTTGAGGCGTCACAAACGCAGCGCTAACGCCTGCGGCAAAACGGAACAGGCACATGGCGGCAAAAGAGGGAGCGATGCCGCATAAAAACGTGGACACGATAAAGCCTGCAAATCCCCACAGCATGACTGTTTTCCTGTTAAGCCTGTCTGAGATCGGACCCGCGATCAAAGCGAAAAGGGCATAACCGAGTGCATAAGCACTGACCATCCAGCCTGACATATCGGTAGAGACATGAAACTGATCCTGTAAAAGCGGGAGAAGCGGAGAAAGCAAAAAGGTATCCGTGCCAATGACAAACATCACACTGAAGAAAAGCCAAATACGATTCACATTTTATCACTCCTATAGTTTTATAACTTTGAAACTATGAAACAGATATGTATAGAGAAAACCCTTTGTCAGAGGGTTTCCAAAAAGCCAGGCAGGTATGTTTGAAATGTGTCTTCACGCAGACTGACATATTTTGTCCGCGAATCTTTTCGAGTTGCCGTCAATCCCGCTTCACGCAGCGTTTTAAAATGATAAGATGCTGTGGTTTTGACAATATTGCATTTTTCACCTACTTCACCGCAGCTGAGTTCTTTTCCGCTGTAATAAAGCGTACGAATAATGGCAAGCCTCGATTCGTCAGACAGTGCTTTAAAAATTTGGGCTCTGATTTGATCATCTGATTGTTTCATAGTCATGGAACTATAATATATAATGGAAGATGAAAAAGCAACTTGTTTTTTCCAGTAAAGGAGCATGAAGTCGAATAGGAAGAAGGGATAAAATTCCATTTGAAACGCTTTCACCGTAGCTGGGCTAAATATCACCTGTAAAATACAATCATAAAGGAGGATTACAGAGCATTTAGAAGCATAAATAAGGTCAAGTGGTCACATGGATGTTTATAAAGAAATGGTACAGAATAAAAGAGAATATGCTGTTTGTGTGGGATGTTACATAAATGTTACGGTAATAAAGATTGCTTAATATGGAGGGAAAATATGAGTGTAGATGAGAAACCAATTAAGATAAAAGTTGAGAAAGTGTCTAAAATTTTTGGGAAACAAACAAAGAAAGCAGTTCAAATGCTTGCCAACGGCAAGACAAAAAAAGAGATCCTGAAAGCGACTGGATCAACCGTTGGGGTAAATCAAGCAGATTTTGATGTATATGATGGTGAGATATTTGTCATCATGGGTCTATCAGGGAGCGGTAAATCAACTTTAGTACGGATGTTAAACCGGCTTATTGAACCGACTGCCGGAAATATTTACATTGATGGTGACATGATAACAAATATGTCTAAAGACCAGCTCCGGGAAGTCCGCCGGAAAAAAATCAGCATGGTCTTCCAAAAGTTCGCTCTGTTCCCGCACAGAACGATACTTGAAAATACAGAATACGGACTTGAGCTTCAAGGTGTAGACAAACAAGAGCGTCAGCAAAAAGCGCTTGAGTCCCTAAAGCTTGTCGGACTTGAAGGATTTGAACACCAATATCCTGACCAGCTTTCCGGCGGGATGCAGCAGCGTGTCGGCCTTGCCCGCGCGTTGACAAATGATCCGGACATTCTTCTGATGGATGAAGCGTTCAGTGCGCTCGATCCACTGATTCGTAAAGACATGCAAGATGAACTTCTTGATCTTCACGATAATGTCGGAAAAACGATTATCTTTATTACGCATGACTTGGACGAAGCATTGCGGATCGGCGACAGAATTGTTCTGATGAAGGACGGCAACATCGTTCAAATCGGCACGCCTGAAGAAATCCTGATGAATCCATCTAACGAATACGTTGAGAAATTCGTCGAGGATGTTGATTTATCTAAAGTCCTCACAGCAGGCCACATTATGAAGCGCGCAGAAACAGTGCGGATTGATAAAGGGCCTCGCGTAGCATTGACACTGATGAAAAACCTTGGAATTTCATCGATTTACGCAGTGGATAAACAAAAGAAATTGTTAGGTGTTATCTATGCGTCTGATGCGAAAAAAGCGGCTGAATCTGATTTGTCACTTCAAGATATCTTGAATACAGAGTTTACGACTGTACCAGAGGATACGTATTTGACAGAGATTTTTGACGTTGTTTCTGACGCGAATATTCCAATTGCGGTTGTAGATGAGAAGCAAAGAATGAAAGGGATTGTCGTAAAAGGCGCACTGATTGGCGCGCTTGCCGGCAATAACGAGTATATCAATGCTGAAGGCACTGACGAACAAACACAAGATCCTTCTGCACAGGAGGTGAAGTAAGATGGATAGACTGCCTAGAATACCTTTAGCAGATATCATTGACCGTTTTGTTGACTGGATTACGATGACGTTTGGCGGATTCTTCGACGGAATCGCAAACGGACTTGCCGCTTTTGTAAATGGAATTGTCAGCGGACTTGGATTTATCCCATCTATTTTATTAACGATTATTTTCGCCGCACTTGCGTGGTGGATCAGCACAAGGGGAATTGCGTTATTTACGCTGATTGGTTTCCTCGTGATCGATTATTTAGGCTATTGGGACCCAATGCTGCAAACATTGGCGCTTGTTCTGACATCTGTCATTATTTCGATTGTGGTCGGGGTTCCGATCGGAATTTGGGCGTCCCAGAAAGAAATGGTTCGCCGTATTGTAACGCCTATTCTTGATTTAATGCAGACAATGCCTGCTTTCGTATATCTATTGCCGGCGATTTTCTTCTTCAACATCGGTGTTGTGCCGGGTGTTGTTGCATCGGTTATCTTCGCGATGCCGCCGACAATCCGCATGACTGTTCTCGGTATTAAACAAGTGCCGGCCGATCTGATTGAAGCGACTGAGGCGTTCGGTTCTACGACAGCTCAGCGTTTGTTTAAAGTTCAGCTTCCGCTTGCGACAAAAACCATTCTGGCCGGAATCAACCAAAGCATCATGCTTGCGTTATCAATGGTTGTTATCGCCGCAATGGTCGGTGCGCCAGGACTTGGTTCTGAAGTATACAGCGCCGTTACACAGCTGAAAACGGGTATCGGCGTAGAGGCGGGTATCGCCATCGTTATCGTTGCCATTACGCTGGACCGTATCACTCAAAACATTAAAGTGAAGAAGAAAAGCAGGGGGAATGCCTGATGCTTAAAAAAATCATCGGTATCGGCGTTTCCGCCATGCTTGCGCTCTCACTTGCGGCTTGCGGTTCAGAAAGCGATGAAAATGCAACCGCGGCTGAACAGGTGAATAAGACCATCATCGGGATTGACCCCGGTTCAGGGATTATGGCCCTGACCGACAAAGCGATGAAGGATTATGACCTGAATGACTGGACATTGATTTCGGCGTCAAGCGCCGCGATGACCGCAACACTTAAAAAGTCATATGACCGTAAGAAACCGATTATCATTACAGGATGGACACCGCACTGGATGTTCTCCAGATATAAGCTGAAATATCTCGATGATCCGAAGCAATCCTACGGCAGCGCAGAGGAAATCCATACGATCACACGCAAAGGCTTCAGCAAAGAGCAGCCGAATGCCGCAAAGCTTCTCAGTCAGTTTAAATGGACGCAAGACGACATGGGCGAAGTCATGATCAAAGTGGAAGAAGGCGAGAAACCTTCCAAAGTCGCTGCTGAGTATGTGAAAAAGCATAAAGATCAGATTGCGGAGTGGACAAAAGGCGTTCAAAAGGTGAAGGGTGACAAAATCAACCTTGCCTATGTAGCGTGGGACAGTGAGATTGCAAGTACAAACGTGGTTGGCAAAGTCTTTGAAGACTTAGGCTATGACGTGACATTAACTCAGGTAGAGGCCGGTCCGATGTGGACCGCGATTGCGACGGGAAGCGCGGATGCATCCCTTTCCGCATGGCTGCCGAATACCCATAAAGCATACGCCGCTAAATACAAAGGCAAATATGACGATGTTGGCACCAGTGTAACTGGCGTGAAGATGGGTCTTGTTGTGCCGGAATATATGAAAAACGTGAACTCAATTGAAGATTTGAAAAAGTAATGAAGAAAGCAGCCTGTATCCAGGCTGCTTTTTTTGCGTTTAAGAAGCGTTAGCGGCAGCGGGTGATTCCGCCTTCTGAAACGTTTTGAGCACGGCGTTCGCTAAAATATGAACTCCGGTGAACATCGCGTTCCTGTCAAAGGTCATGTGCGGATGGTGGAGTCCCGGCTGGAGTCCGCAGCCGAGTCCGAGCATGGTTGTTTTGAGATTCGGCACTTTCACGGCGTAAAAATGGAAATCCTCGCCGCCGGTGGTGACAAGCGGTTCATCAAGCTGCTCAGCACCGATGATGTCCGTAATGGCTTCTGCCATGATCGCTTCAGCTTCTTTGTTTTGTGTTGCCGCTGGAAGGCTGTGTTCCTTTTGCAGCTCGATCTTTGCGCCGAATGCGGCGGCGGCGGCCTCACAGGCTCTTTCGGTTTCGGCGATTAACGTCTCCATGGCTTCATTCGTCTGCGCGCGCAAATCAAGGCTGAACGACGCTTTTCCGGGAATGATGTTAGAGCTTTCACCGCCGGCTTGCAGTTTGGTCATTTTGACGGTATGCGGAATTTGCGGGTCAATATGAATGAGTCCGAGCTTATGTAAAAGAAATGCCGCAATTTCGATGCTGTTTTTCCCGAGGTGCGGGCGGGCGCCATGGGCCTCTTCTCCGATTATCGTTCCCTCAATATGCTGGCTTGATCCGTGCAGGATTGAAGGGGCGCAGCGCCCGTTCTGTGTTTCCTGAATCGGACGGACGTGAACGCCGTACAAATAGTCGACATCATCAAGCACGCCTTCTTCTATCATTTTTAAGGCGCCGCCGCCTTTTTCCTCAGCCGGCTGAAAGATAAAACGGATTGTGCCTTTTGGAAGCTCGGGCTGCTTTTTCAACAGCATTAACGTGCCCAGCGCCATTGTCATATGTGAATCGTGTCCGCAGGAATGGTTGGCGCGGAATGTCCCGTTAACTTCCTGCCATAGCGCGTCAATATCAGCGCGCACCGCTACAACGGGCGAGCCTGATCCGATTTCGCCGACAACCCCGGTGCAGTCTGCAAACGTGCGTGTCCGGCACCCTAAATCCTCAAGCTTTTGTTTAAGAAATGCAGTTGTCTCATATTCCTTCCAGCTGACTTCGGGGTTCGCGTGCAGGTGTTCGAAGATATCCATAATGGTTTGTTTCATGTCTTCTGAAAGCTTTCGCATGGTAAGAAATACCTCCTTCTATCAGAATGAATTTTACCTTCTTTACTTTATTTCTATTGAAACAGGAAGATAGGCTGTATATAATATAGCACATATTGCTACTTTTCAGAATAATTAATATTTTCAAACAGAGGGGATGGATCGAAACATGAGTATGCCAGCAGCCGAAACACAGCCTAAGAAAAAACGAACGACATTTAAAATGCCTGACGCCTATGTCCTCTTATTTATGATTGCTTTCATTTGCGCAATCGCTTCATATATTGTGCCGGCGGGTGAATTTGACCGCGTGACAAAGGGGGATGTCACGACTGCTGTTCCGGGAAGCTATCATTCAATTGAACAGTCTCCGGTCAGCCTGATCAGCTTTTTTACTTCTTTACAGGATGGAATGGTCGGATCAGCACCCATCATCTTTCTGATTTTATTCACAGGCGGCACCATTGCCATTTTAGAAAAAACAGGCGCCATCAACGGCTTGATTTACAATGTCATCAGCAAATTCCGCACAAAGCAATTATTATTTATTTGTATTGTCGGCGCATTGTTCTCCATTCTCGGAACAACCGGAATTGTCGTGAATTCAGTTATCGGTTTTATCCCCATCGGCCTCATTGTCGCACGATCCTTAAAATGGGACGCAGTCGCGGGCGCCGCTGTTATTTACATCGGCTGCTACGCTGGATTTAACTCCACCATCTTATCGCCGTCCCCGCTCGGTTTATCGCAATCAATCGCGGAGCTGCCGCTCTTTTCGGGAATCGGCTTGCGTGTTGTGATATACATATGCTTTTTGCTGTCTTCTATTATTTATATCTATCTGTATACGAGAAAATTAAAAAAATCAAAGGATGCCAGTGTGTTAGGAACAAATTGGTTCCCGGCGGCAGGAATGGGTGAAGCGGGTACAGAAGAAGATCAGTCAGTGCCGTTTACCGCTCGCCATAAGCTGATTTTGGCTGTGGCGGGACTGTCGCTGATTGGATTTTTATACGGCGCTTTAAAGCTGGGCTGGTCTGATTCCCAAATGGCTGCGACGTTTATTTTTATTTCTGTCCTTGCCGGTTTAATAGGCGGGCTTGCCGCAAACGATATTGCCAAAACCTTCATTACGGGATGTCAAAGCCTTGTATACGGGGCGCTGATTGTCGGGATGGCGCGAAGCATTTCCGTTATTCTTGAAAATGGCAAGCTTCTCGATACAGTCGTCAATGCTTTGGCTTCGCTTTTGGACGGATTCAGCCCGATTGCCGGCGCGATCGGCATGTATATCGCCAGTGCGCTCCTTCATTTTCTCATCTCTTCAGGGTCTGGAGAAGCCGTTGTATTTATTCCGATACTGGCGCCGCTCGCTGATTTGATGGGGATTACGAGACAGGTTGCGGTGGAAGCGGTTATGCTTGGAGAAGGAGTCGTCAACTGTGTGAACCCGACATCCGGCGTTCTCATGGCGGTGCTTGCCGCCAGCGGCATTCCGTACGTCAAGTGGCTGCGGTTTATGGTGCCGCTTGCTCTGATTTGGTTTTTGATCGGGCTTGTCTTTATTGTGATCGGCGTCATGATCAATTGGGGACCGTTTTAACAATTGCTGCCCGCCGGCTTGCACGGCGGGCTTTTGAGTTATTCATTGCAGAAGCGCAGGCTGTTATTGTAACATGTAAGCCATAAGCCATTCGTAAAAGTGCGGGAGGAAGGTCATGAATAATCTGCGTAATAGACTTTCAGGCGTGAATGGGAAAAATAAGAGAGCAAAAGAAAAAGAACAAAAAATCTGGTCGGAGATTGGGATGATCGCGGGATCGTTTGCGCTCCTTGATGTGATCATCCGCGGCATTATGTTTGAATTTCCGTTTAAAGAATGGGCTGCAAGCCTTGTGTTTTTGTTCCTCATCATCTTATATTACTGCATCAGGGCAGGAGCGTCGGGAATGCTCATGCCGAGAATAGACACCGAAGAAGAACTGCAAAAACGGGTGAAACAGCAGCGAATAGATTCAATTGCGGTCGCCTTTGCGGTAGTGGTGCTTACGATGTACGACAGGGGGATTCCCCATACATTCTTCGCTTGGCTGAAAATGATCCTTCTTTTTATCGTCTGTAGCGGCGTTCTGTTTTTGCTTCGATATGTGATTGTGAAGCTGGTTTACAGAAGAGCGGTAAAAGAAGAAGCAGAGAAGAAATCATCTTAAAAAATAGGTGATTTCTTTTTTATTTGATAGGAATATAGATTTGAATTCACTCTATCAAGTTGTTTAGGCAGAGAGGATGTGATAATTTAAAATGTAAGCGCTAACAAAATTCTCCAGTCTTCACATCAGTTTGAAAGGAGGAGCGG
Proteins encoded:
- a CDS encoding TerC family protein gives rise to the protein MDFLHHIMSTYASFFDWKMWGEVLSDPVSWGLIGSLVVLEGLLSADNALVLAVMVKHLPEKQRKKALTYGLFGAYIFRFIFIGLGMLLIKFWWIKVLGALYLAWLVIKHFWIGEKEEEADGIKKNSWMVRTFGIFWATVISVELMDLAFSVDSILAAFAVSEKVWVLLIGGMLGILMMRTVAKVFLVLIDKIPELENTAFVLIGIIALKMAASAFHYEMPHSVFFIIIIAAFAVTLIIHYINKQKQVREQTAASKEE
- a CDS encoding YceG family protein, whose amino-acid sequence is MRQEELTIHKALPADGDWKSLLFQPFADRDHYETEQGLSFSRLAGQILGTPIDETDYYNELYELSINDRVTILSETLDKTIEPETFQKLQHIHSINQKEKGLSVSRFVAFLDGEKLIAKHSNPLMHRHLRKALMTLLHTFADSHEKGLNHPDFRRVLLDVSKFSLNHLNPWLEKTDIEREMPKVVWYGDATKSQLYFLYYLMLVGCDVLLFHPAGNDQLALVDPKQELSFTEKLPDVSELQPFPKEKPDRKSTVAYRSTKEIEHVLNHEESMLYKPWQFRDHTPVSVTLKTTYDELFLITKERAFIRPNFKADKHSIEIPNVFAKIMGVSKDNKEYWNRLHTLADYQETEMIRSFPFTEEIKSNYQFHYSHALDHEGNIDPDKLMASNVWQYKQLPAGVQTAIAKTISRMCRHPRLKALHQEQVKDVQIYLFKQTTNLPANLLKLIQMFDYAQTVPKLLLYHTEMSGGLTRSDAAALLFLNEIGIDIIIYNPPGHQDIEQFIEEDQYDIHWLDDMVFQQDYKEPSIVRRLFRTITQK
- a CDS encoding toxic anion resistance protein, which codes for MTTENQNPLVLDKNEEISQQKADDIRLQLRQEPEVKRLVQQIDVKNQMELLEYGKEPAVEISKFSDRILGMMKTTSVTDSGTMLTQLGKIMDRFDKNDFDEPKGLMAKIFKRGGSMIEKIFKKYQTLGGEIEKINVEISKYKDEMTKTNYTLDEMYENNIKYYMELEKYVVAGQMKLEEMQSVLPSYEEKAASGNQLAQMQLDTMRNGIQALEERVYDLDMARMVALQTAPQIRLLQRGNAKLIGKINSAFIITIPIFKNGIIQAVTVKRQKLVADSMSELDRRTNEMLRRNAENISSQSVEIARMAGRPSIDIETIEASWNTIVSGMQETKQIEEENKRLREDGARRIAQLQDNIKKAALQQ
- the niaP gene encoding niacin permease NiaP, producing the protein MGKQQPISQRKLLGVAGLGWLFDAMDVGILSFIIAALHVEWNLSPEEMKWIGSVNSIGMAAGAFLFGLLADRIGRKKVFIITLLCFSIGSGISAFVTSLSAFLILRFVIGMGLGGELPVASTLVSEAVVPEKRGRVIVLLESFWAVGWLAAALISYFVIPSFGWQAALLLTALTAFYALYLRTSLPDSPKYESLSAKKKSVWENVKSVWARQYIRPTVMLSIVWFCVVFSYYGMFLWLPSVMLLKGFSMIQSFEYVLLMTLAQLPGYFSAAWLIEKAGRKWILIIYLIGTAGSAFFFGTADSLGLLLTAGMLLSFFNLGAWGVLYAYTPEQYPTAIRATGSGTTAAFGRIGGIFGPLLVGTLAARHISFSVIFSIFCIAILLAVVCILIMGKETKQTELE
- a CDS encoding MFS transporter, which gives rise to MNRIWLFFSVMFVIGTDTFLLSPLLPLLQDQFHVSTDMSGWMVSAYALGYALFALIAGPISDRLNRKTVMLWGFAGFIVSTFLCGIAPSFAAMCLFRFAAGVSAAFVTPQIWASIPVIVQPSQIMKSMGIATAGLAASQMLGLPIGGFFASFTWHTPFFVLSACSLILVLILAAVMPDIHPAEQMARPSIFSPYRELFSLPKTSVILLAYFLFQTGNFASFSFLGTWLSADYHLTVSQIGAAMLVLGLGNILGSLIGSRISAKLGMFKTLISGMPLMGALYFALPFFPNLFLVETSFFLTFFTAGIIFPLMMGVFQSISPNARGTIASLSNAAMYAGTTVGTCVAGFLYQSAHHFGAVTGFTAILFMLSMALYQTISKTGKRQSAARAQM
- a CDS encoding ArsR/SmtB family transcription factor produces the protein MYYSSMTMKQSDDQIRAQIFKALSDESRLAIIRTLYYSGKELSCGEVGEKCNIVKTTASYHFKTLREAGLTATRKDSRTKYVSLREDTFQTYLPGFLETL
- the opuAA gene encoding glycine/proline betaine ABC transporter ATP-binding protein OpuAA, with the protein product MSVDEKPIKIKVEKVSKIFGKQTKKAVQMLANGKTKKEILKATGSTVGVNQADFDVYDGEIFVIMGLSGSGKSTLVRMLNRLIEPTAGNIYIDGDMITNMSKDQLREVRRKKISMVFQKFALFPHRTILENTEYGLELQGVDKQERQQKALESLKLVGLEGFEHQYPDQLSGGMQQRVGLARALTNDPDILLMDEAFSALDPLIRKDMQDELLDLHDNVGKTIIFITHDLDEALRIGDRIVLMKDGNIVQIGTPEEILMNPSNEYVEKFVEDVDLSKVLTAGHIMKRAETVRIDKGPRVALTLMKNLGISSIYAVDKQKKLLGVIYASDAKKAAESDLSLQDILNTEFTTVPEDTYLTEIFDVVSDANIPIAVVDEKQRMKGIVVKGALIGALAGNNEYINAEGTDEQTQDPSAQEVK